A window from Centropristis striata isolate RG_2023a ecotype Rhode Island chromosome 4, C.striata_1.0, whole genome shotgun sequence encodes these proteins:
- the tbrg1 gene encoding transforming growth factor beta regulator 1 isoform X2, with product MDSLNSFESEMEADGQGNYSLFPALDSIASLSGTAETLESEPASEIAEKPNLTWLDAAQIVLEEAGRPMHIKEIKQRIIDRGLVQSNAKSSLEAVMYRETQKGSRRFKRIENRNGVFALLTDEERQQALQAFTAQTFLGSPQQNTLSSSGSGASGPAFPSPTSSSEHRTKMKRGPRKNQNEKYRLKYLRLRKAARAMIFENAALCDEVAHLEEKFLRAKEERRFLLRSLLQYQSLSEGEILPTPSSSSHPPVPPAALTSGPAAASSLSVGHNLVSVVSTGEEGPLKKPKKERKERGKENGKDELPKKISKKRKLTDGSRKLVQPIALDSSGRPVFPIVLGGLTVYSLGEIITDRMLFHDECAIYPVGFCSTRVFASMKNPDQQCLYTCQIKDGGAGPQFEIVPEEDPQNAIVASSALKCHSNLLKAIASVSSKSVVLIVPSGADFFGFSHPTIQNLIQSCPGARKCSNYRWIRFEVCRPGDGQVPHSLSEDDASVNFEAYQRHQGFEENIKTEHITGQTPQSPGSSHQLHLTSPTMKPSTSYFSS from the exons ATGGATTCACTCAACAGTTTTGAATCTGAGATGGAGGCTGATGGACAGGGGAACTACTCTCTGTTTCCTGCGCTGGACAGCATAGCAAGTCTGTCTGGGACAGCTGAGACTCTCGAGAG TGAACCAGCCAGTGAAATTGCAGAGAAGCCAAACCTCACATGGCTGGATGCTGCACAG ATTGTGTTGGAAGAAGCTGGACGTCCCATGCACATAAAGGAGATAAAACAGAGAATAATCGACCGGGGACTTGTTCAATCCAA TGCAAAATCAAGCCTGGAGGCTGTTATGTACCGTGAG acacaaaaaggcagCAGGAGATTCAAGAGGATTGAGAACAGAAACGGAGTCTTTGCACTGCTG ACTGATGAGGAGAGGCAGCAGGCCCTGCAGGCTTTCACTGCACAGACTTTCCTCGGCTCTCCGCAGCAGAATACCCTCTCCAGTTCCGGCTCAGGTGCCTCGGGGCCCGCCTTCCCATCCCCCACTAGTTCCTCAGAGCACAGGACCAAGATGAAGAGGGGTCCACGAAAAAACCAGAATGAAAAATACCGACTGAAGTACCTTAGACTGCGCAAAGCTGCCCGCGCCATGATATTT GAGAATGCAGCTCTCTGTGATGAAGTTGCCCACTTAGAAGAGAAGTTTCTGAGAGCTAAAGAGGAGCGGAG GTTTTTACTGAGGTCATTGTTGCAGTATCAGTCTTTATCAGAGGGGGAGATACTGCCAACACCAAGCTCAAGCTCTCACCCGCCTGTGCCACCTGCAGCATTAACCTCCGGTCCTGCAGCAGCTTCAAGTCTGTCTGTGGGACATAACCTGGTGTCAGTGGTGTCCACTGGGGAAGAGGGACCTCTTAAAAAACccaagaaggaaaggaaagagcgAGGCAAGGAAAACGGAAAGGATGAAC TACCAAAGAAGATCTCTAAGAAGAGAAAACTCACAGACGGGTCTCGGAAACTGGTGCAGCCCATTGCTCTGGACTCATCTGGTCGTCCCGTTTTTCCCATCGTACTGGGAGGTTTAACGGTCTACAGCCTTGGAGAG ATCATCACAGATAGAATGTTGTTCCACGATGAGTGTGCCATCTACCCAGTGGGCTTCTGCAGCACTCGAGTCTTTGCCAGCATGAAAAACCCTGACCAGCAGTGCCTCTACACCTGCCAAATCAAGGATGGGGGAGCAGGTCCACAG TTTGAGATTGTGCCTGAAGAAGATCCTCAGAATGCCATCGTGGCTTCCTCGGCCCTCAAGTGCCACTCCAACCTCCTGAAAGCCATTGCGTCTGTCAG ttCCAAGTCTGTGGTGCTCATCGTGCCGTCCGGGGCCGACTTCTTTGGCTTCTCACACCCCACCATCCAGAATCTCATCCAGAGCTGTCCTGGAGCACGCAAATGTAGCAA CTACCGGTGGATACGTTTTGAGGTGTGTCGCCCTGGTGACGGCCAGGTCCCTCACAGCCTATCAGAGGACGACGCCTCAGTCAACTTTGAGGCCTACCAGAGACACCAGGGCTTCGAGGAGAACATCAAGACGGAGCATATAACAG GTCAGACACCGCAGTCCCCTGGCTCTTCTCATCAGCTCCACCTGACCTCCCCGACCATGAAACCCTCTACCTCATATTTCAGCTCCTGA
- the LOC131969717 gene encoding sialate O-acetylesterase-like, producing MTSSDRGVKLFVNVCCVFVMAVILSLAFILLASICASDAKLRFASYYGDHMVLQKAPERAVLWGYGPESAQVTLYLSGQVDQKTSVTVTKGIWKITLDPVEAGGPYTVIAVAENDAAVLTDVLFGDVWLCGGQSNMWFTTSMIFNATEELKTAEKYPHVRTFMASLNTSETELIDLIQVELPWSVPPATLANFSAVCWLFGRYLYDKLQYPIGLVESCWGGTPVEVWSSSRALQKCGLLEEANSGPKENSVLWNSMIHPLLNMTIKGAIWYQGEANTYYHQDKYNCSFPAMIGDWRMAFHQGSGGETAPDFPFGFVQLSTDKKGSKYDGFPEIRWHQTADVGYVPNSLMPKTFMAVALDLPDEKSPYGTIHPQDKQDVAYRLTLGARAVAYNEDVSYQGPFPTQVMATQTDINITYDQKVSVTSSKDIFEICCTENQAPCGKFSWIPAPIMQWDATTVMVSTSLCPPTDEVVALRYAWSDWPCDFKACPIYSDGGILPAPPFIVSRPQAKGNSRL from the exons atGACTTCTTCTGACAGAGGCGTTAAGCTTTTTGTTAAcgtttgctgtgtttttgtcatgGCTGTAATACTGAGTCTTGCTTTTATACTTTTAGCTTCTATTTGCGCCAGTG ATGCGAAGCTGCGCTTTGCCTCTTACTATGGAGACCACATGGTGCTGCAGAAGGCTCCAGAGAGAGCTGTGCTGTGGGGCTACGGCCCTGAGAGTGCACAGGTGACCCTTTACTTGTCAGGACAAGTGGATCAGAAAACCTCTGTCACTGTTACAAAAG GTATTTGGAAAATCACCCTTGACCCTGTTGAAGCTGGCGGTCCCTACACTGTGATAGCAGTCGCTGAGAATGATGCAGCCGTCCTGACAGATGTGCTGTTTGGAGATGTTTGGCTGTGTGGAGGGCAGAGCAACATGTGGTTTACAACATCAATG ATTTTCAATGCAACAGAGGAGCTGAAAACTGCAGAGAAGTATCCTCATGTGAGGACTTTTATGGCATCCTTGAATACCAGTGAAACTGAGCTGATTGATTTGATTCAAGTAGAACTTCCCTGGTCTGTGCCGCCAGCAA CTCTGGCAAACTTCTCTGCGGTCTGCTGGCTTTTTGGACGTTACTTGTATGACAAGCTGCAGTACCCCATAGGACTGGTGGAGTCCTGTTGGGGAGGCACACCTGTTGAAGTCTGGTCATCGTCAAGAGCACTGCAGAAGTGTGGACTACTAGAGGAAGCTAACAGCGG TCCTAAAGAGAATTCAGTCCTGTGGAATTCAATGATCCATCCGCTGCTCAACATGACCATTAAAGGAGCCATCTGGTACCAAG GGGAGGCAAATACTTACTATCATCAAGACAAGTACAACTGTTCCTTCCCTGCTATGATTGGTGACTGGAGGATGGCGTTTCACCAGGGCTCAGGCGGGGAGACAGCTCCCGACTTCCCCTTTGGGTTTGTTCAG CTGTCCACCGACAAAAAAGGATCCAAATATGACGGCTTTCCAGAGATACGCTGGCACCAGACGGCCGACGTCGGCTATGTTCCCAATTCCCTGATGCCGAAGACCTTCATGGCCGTGGCTTTGGATTTACCAGATGAAAAATCACCCTATGGCAC gATCCATCCCCAAGACAAGCAGGATGTAGCCTACAGACTGACGTTGGGAGCAAGGGCAGTGGCTTATAATGAGGACGTATCCTACCAGGGACCTTTCCCCACCCAAGTCATGGCCACTCAAACAGATATCAACATTACCTACGACCAGAAAGTGTCTGTTACATCGTCTAAGGACATCTTTGAG aTCTGCTGCACAGAGAATCAGGCTCCATGTGGGAAGTTCTCCTGGATTCCAGCTCCCATCATGCAGTGGGACGCGACCACTGTCATGGTATCTACCAGCCTGTGTCCACCTACTGATGAAGTAGTTGCCCTCAGATATGCATGGAGCGACTGGCCCTGCGACTTTAAAGCCTGTCCAATCTACAGCGATGGTGGCATTTTACCTGCGCCTCCATTTATTGTCAGCCGCCCTCAAGCCAAAGGCAACTCAAGATTGTAA